A window of the Lolium perenne isolate Kyuss_39 chromosome 7, Kyuss_2.0, whole genome shotgun sequence genome harbors these coding sequences:
- the LOC127317082 gene encoding uncharacterized protein has translation MLLQDHQLPLRVVSTLHRPPAAHYTIAFAFACAASRRAARESNVSSRVEAPQIKKLAASNLWERADESAMAGMDHGGGGGDGGGSAQGPSRYLDLLLAQLSPTTDVKAEQHSMESPERIPASASVSGAEPHPEGDQKPSSLAIVLAEGGGGSARRTGRPRGRPPGSKNKPKPPIIVTRDSPNALHSHILEVAAGADVVECLATYARRRGRGVCVLSGGGAVTNAALLQPEGLVATLAGQSEIVSLTGTVLPPPAPQGASALAVFLALGQGQVVGGTVVGKLIAARPVFLVAASFASAVYERLPLEGGEQETATAADAQGAAGAAAPSPGGVPPKQPVASPSSEVTGNEDGAGRSSHNLGENVGSCQPPTPGVDIGSFSSVRP, from the coding sequence ATGCTCCTCCAGGATCACCAGTTGCCACTTCGTGTCGTTTCCACACTCCACCGCCCGCCTGCGGCACACTACACTATCGCTTTTGCTTTTGCTTGTGCGgcgtcgcgccgcgccgccagggAATCCAACGTCAGTAGCAGGGTGGAGGCTCCACAGATCAAGAAGCTGGCGGCGAGCAACTTGTGGGAGCGGGCCGATGAGAGCGCCATGGCCGGGATggaccatggcggcggcggcggcgacggcggcgggagTGCTCAGGGCCCGTCGCGCTACCTCGACCTCCTCCTCGCGCAGCTCTCCCCCACCACGGACGTCAAGGCGGAGCAGCACTCCATGGAGTCGCCGGAAAGGATCCCCGCATCCGCCTCCGTCTCCGGCGCCGAGCCCCATCCCGAAGGAGACCAGAAGCCGTCCTCTTTGGCCATCGTCCtggcggagggcggcggcggaTCCGCCCGCCGAACGGGGCGCCCGCGGGGAAGGCCGCCAGGGTCCAAGAACAAGCCCAAGCCGCCCATCATCGTGACCCGCGACAGCCCCAACGCGCTCCACTCCcacatcctcgaggtcgccgccGGCGCCGACGTCGTCGAGTGCCTCGCCACGTACGCGCGCCGCCGCGGGCGCGGCGTCTGCGTGCTCAGCGGGGGCGGCGCCGTCACCAACGCGGCGCTCCTTCAGCCCGAAGGCCTCGTCGCCACCCTGGCCGGGCAGTCCGAGATCGTGTCTCTCACGGGCACGGTGCTGCCGCCGCCCGCGCCCCAGGGGGCCAGCGCTCTCGCCGTGTTCCTCGCCCTCGGGCAGGGGCAGGTCGTCGGCGGGACCGTGGTCGGCAAGCTCATCGCTGCCAGGCCCGTGTTCCTCGTGGCCGCGTCGTTTGCGAGCGCCGTCTACGAGCGGCTGCCGCTGGAGGGGGGAGAACAGGAGACCGCCACAGCCGCCGATGCGCAGGGAGCCGCTGGCGCGGCAGCGCCGTCACCGGGCGGTGTACCTCCGAAGCAGCCTGTGGCATCGCCTTCGTCCGAGGTTACCGGAAATGAGGACGGTGCCGGCAGATCGTCGCACAATCTTGGAGAAAATGTTGGGAGCTGCCAGCCGCCCACACCAGGCGTCGACATCGGGAGCTTCAGCAGCGTCAGGCCATGA